The proteins below come from a single Rhizobium sp. BT04 genomic window:
- a CDS encoding ribonuclease HII produces MKPRTPPDSPLLFDTAPLVPDFKLELKARKAGHWPVAGADEAGRGPLAGPVVAAAVILDPKRIPEGLNDSKQLSAQRREELFVQILATATVSIASSSSTRIDETDIRKASLDAMRRAICSLAIPASYVLTDGLDVPPGLDCPGQAVVKGDARSVSIAAASIVAKVTRDRMMARAHHVFPDYGFAAHVGYGTAQHRAGIEKHGPCSLHRMSFRPLRKVEDGPEMDELIS; encoded by the coding sequence ATGAAACCTCGCACGCCACCCGATTCTCCCCTGCTGTTCGACACGGCTCCGCTCGTGCCGGATTTCAAGCTCGAGCTCAAAGCCCGCAAGGCCGGCCACTGGCCGGTCGCCGGCGCCGATGAGGCGGGCCGCGGGCCGCTGGCAGGACCCGTCGTCGCCGCTGCCGTCATCCTCGATCCCAAGCGCATCCCCGAGGGTCTGAACGATTCCAAGCAGCTTTCGGCGCAACGGCGGGAGGAATTGTTCGTGCAGATCCTGGCAACCGCCACCGTCTCCATCGCCTCCTCCAGCTCGACGCGCATCGACGAGACGGATATTCGCAAGGCAAGCCTCGACGCCATGCGCCGCGCCATTTGCAGCCTCGCCATTCCGGCAAGCTACGTGCTGACCGACGGCCTCGACGTGCCGCCCGGCCTCGATTGCCCTGGACAGGCCGTGGTCAAGGGCGATGCCCGCTCGGTTTCGATCGCCGCCGCCTCGATCGTCGCCAAGGTGACACGCGACCGGATGATGGCGCGGGCGCATCATGTATTTCCGGATTACGGCTTTGCCGCGCATGTGGGCTACGGCACGGCACAGCACCGCGCCGGCATCGAGAAACACGGCCCCTGCTCCCTGCATCGGATGAGTTTTAGGCCGTTGCGCAAGGTCGAGGACGGTCCAGAGATGGATGAGCTGATCTCCTAG